From the Equus quagga isolate Etosha38 chromosome 16, UCLA_HA_Equagga_1.0, whole genome shotgun sequence genome, one window contains:
- the SCX gene encoding basic helix-loop-helix transcription factor scleraxis has product MPEGGRCRTDRLCHRATPRANLEGAAKGFGAELQPLNAPLCPSFAWHRRPKCTGEGETDRVWPRAWARAAGLTWSCQGRRPGHGSHLTLLPLLRGGGRGLHSPSTTQTGSCFPETARCSRPLQRGEGRGTQGPCSERLQGPGGGEEGGPARGRGGRRYKGPARGPAPARDAHVRAAPQPPPRAPRDPRSPARRPPAREARWRHALRAAELTARPPATSLAMLRSAPPGRYLYPEVSPLSEDEDRGSESSGSDEKPCRVHAARCGLQGARRRAGGRRAVGGGSGPGGRPGREPRQRHTANARERDRTNSVNTAFTALRTLIPTEPADRKLSKIETLRLASSYISHLGNVLLVGEACGDGQPCHSGPAFFHAARAGSPPPPPPPPPPPPARDGENAQPKQICTFCLSNQRKLSKDRDRKTAIRS; this is encoded by the exons ATGCCAGAAGGGGGCAGGTGCAGGACAGACAGGCTGTGCCACCGGGCGACCCCACGGGCAAATCTGGAGGGGGCAGCCAAGGGGTTTGGGGCTGAACTGCAGCCCCTGAATGCTCCTCTGTGCCCCTCCTTTGCCTGGCACAGAAGGCCCAAGTGTacaggggagggagagacagacagggtgTGGCCACGCGCCTGGGCCAGGGCAGCTGGGTTAACTTGGTCATGCCAGGGCAGAAGGCCGGGTCATGGGTCCCACTTgaccctcctgcccctgctgaGGGGCGGCGGGAGGGGGCTACACAGCCCCAGCACCACCCAAACTGGCTCCTGCTTCCCGGAGACAGCAAGATGCTCCAGGCCCCTTCAGCGTGGCGAAGGCAGAGGGACGCAGGGCCCCTGCTCCGAGCGCCTCCAGGGGCcgggaggcggggaggagggcgggccggcgcgggggaggggcggccgcCGCTATAAAGGCCCGGCCCGCGGCCCCGCTCCAGCCCGGGACGCACACGTGCGCGCGGCGCCGCAGCCGCCACCGCGGGCGCCCAGAGACCCGCGCTCCCCGGCccggcgcccgcccgcccgcgagGCCCGGTGGCGGCATGCGCTGCGCGCGGCGGAGCTGACGGCGCGCCCGCCGGCCACATCCCTCGCCATGCTGCGCTCGGCGCCGCCCGGCCGCTACCTGTACCCCGAGGTGAGCCCGCTGTCGGAGGACGAGGACCGCGGCAGCGAGAGCTCGGGCTCCGACGAGAAGCCCTGCCGCGTGCACGCCGCGCGCTGCGGCCTCCAGGGCGCCCGGAGGCGGGCCGGGGGCCGGCGGGCCGTGGGCGGCGGCTCGGGGCCTGGGGGGCGGCCCGGCCGCGAGCCCCGGCAGCGGCACACGGCAAACGCGCGCGAACGGGACCGCACCAACAGCGTGAACACGGCCTTCACGGCGCTGCGCACGCTCATCCCTACCGAGCCGGCCGACCGCAAGCTCTCCAAGATCGAGACGCTGCGCCTGGCCTCCAGCTACATCTCGCACCTGGGCAACGTGCTGCTGGTGGGCGAGGCCTGCGGCGACGGGCAGCCGTGCCACTCGGGGCCTGCCTTCTTCCACGCGGCACGCGCGGGCagccccccgccgccgccgcccccgcccccgccgccccctgCCCGCGACGGCGAGAACGCCCAGCCCAAACAGATCTGCACCTTCTGCCTCAGCAACCAGAGAAAGTTG AGCAAGGACCGCGACAGAAAGACGGCGATTCGGAGTTAG